One stretch of Zingiber officinale cultivar Zhangliang chromosome 6B, Zo_v1.1, whole genome shotgun sequence DNA includes these proteins:
- the LOC121990947 gene encoding uracil-DNA glycosylase, mitochondrial-like yields the protein MINIPNYLPGLPTSNPEAMASSSKALGELLCSPKRLRPISLSPESMTLKSPLSTLHAPPLAAGEHPSALTSEQAKRVNAGRSLSRWKRNLSICSERIVTRKDTHSDPYVKLGELLVEETWLEALPGELQKPYAQNLCRFVEMEMRDSVPIYPPPHLIFNALHLTSFDEVKAVIIGQVDSLT from the coding sequence ATGATAAATATACCCAATTATTTACCCGGTCTTCCAACTTCTAATCCCGAAGCCATGGCTTCCTCCTCCAAAGCCCTAGGCGAGCTCCTCTGCTCGCCGAAGCGTCTCCGCCCGATCTCCCTCTCCCCGGAATCCATGACCCTCAAATCCCCCCTCTCCACCCTCCACGCCCCTCCTCTCGCCGCCGGTGAACACCCCTCCGCACTCACGTCGGAGCAGGCGAAGAGGGTCAACGCCGGCCGATCCCTTTCCCGATGGAAGCGGAACCTCAGTATCTGTTCTGAAAGGATCGTGACAAGGAAAGATACTCATTCCGATCCCTATGTGAAGCTGGGAGAGCTCTTGGTCGAGGAGACATGGCTGGAGGCTCTCCCCGGCGAGCTTCAGAAACCCTACGCGCAGAACCTGTGCAGGTTTGTGGAGATGGAGATGCGCGACAGTGTCCCTATCTACCCTCCGCCCCACCTTATATTTAATGCTCTTCATTTGACTTCCTTTGATGAAGTCAAGGCAGTCATTATTGGACAGGTAGACTCCTTGACTTGA